GTTCACTACTTAGAGATATTTCCCCAGTGTCCTTCTCACAGCCGCCTTCACCTCTTTATTCTTTAGGCTGTAGATGAGGGGATTCAGCAAGGGTGTGACTGCACTGTACTGCAAGGAGATGAGAAAATCCAGGGAGGAACCTGAGGGAGGCATGAGATAACAAagaaaacctgagccaaagaacaAGGTCACTGCAatgaggtgggaggagcaggtggagaaggTCTTGCTTCTGCCTGAGGTGGAGCTGATGCTCAGGATGGTGGAGATGATGCGAGCATAGGAGAAGAAGATTGGGAGGAAGGTCCCAAGCCCATGCAACAAACTGGAGGACAGCAGGATATCGGTAGTGATGGAGATATCAGAacaagacagagggaaaagggcAGGCAGCTCACAGGTGTAGTGGTGTATGATTTGGGCCTCACAGAAGTCCAGGTTAATAGCCAAGAGCACAATGACAAATGCATTGAGACAGGCCAGACCCCATGAGATCAACACCAGCTTCACACAGAACTGGGTGCTCATCACCTGGCCATAGAGCAGTGGGTGGCAGATGGCagcatagcggtcataggccatcactgAGAGCAGACAAGCTTCAGTCCctgaagagaaaaacacaaagaacacCTGTGTGAGGCAGCCCTCCACTGAGATGGTTTTCTTCTGAGACAGAAGGTCCTTCAGTAGTTTGGGCACAGtgacagaagagaagcagaggtcCATGAAGGACAGGTTActcaggaagaagtacatgggagtGTGGAGGCGGGAATCAGCCCTGatcaccagcagcagcatcaggttccccatcACTGTCAGGAGGTAGATCCCcaggaagagaacaaagaacaGAGCTTCGATATAGGGGTCGTCGGACAGCCCAATGAGAATGAACTCTGTGATGGTGCTGTGGTTCCTCCAGGCCATTTGTGGAGGGGGTTTCCTTGGAATAAGATAGAAAAAGGAGTGATATCACttatgattattcccattttttagGGGATAATCATGTCTTGTTATacatccctcccccactgcttagTCTGACCTTGTGCTCAGACCTCTCAAGGCTGCCCTCGCTGTATATCAGGAAGAGTTTTTATCCTTCCTCGTTCAGTATTCATGTTCTTTAAAGAATTCTATTCCTGTTTCATAGGGATTTACTTGATAAATAACATTGCTGGCTCACTTACACATTAGTCTTATTGACTTTTCACTTCATGCTCCAAAATTCAGAAATCCTTACAATCATGTGTCCAAAACCATTATATGACATATCCACAGTGAATGTACTAAAACTTTTCTCTTCTTGTCATTCTTCTTATTCAAAATATCAAGTTACTTACTTCCTAAACAGCACATTAAactttaatagtttttatttgtatgtagagtgtttccaaaaattttatttgttcttacaGCAATTTTTGGTGTATTTTATGAACAGAAATTTATCCCATTTTACCCCTGAGGAATATGCTATCGAGCTCCATTGAGAACCAGTAGAAAGCCAGGAAATAAACTTTTCCAAATTCTCATCCCAGTGGCTAGGCCTGGTTCCAGGAATAAAGACCACTTTTCTTGCCTTGACattcagatttttctcatttgcccttaatctattttttagcttttttggCCCCTTTTGGTACTAGAAGGGCctatttatttgtatatctttgattacattttttctcctttcacatgTTCTCCTTCTTTAATCCACTGACCCAAATTTTCATATGCTTTCTAGCTTCCTCTCAAATCCGAGTATTTCCTTGTCAAGTATAGTTAAAAGCCTGATTCTATTAATAACTCTATCATCCCAGGCTCAAGCTCATCTTAGACCCAAGTCTAGGTTACCTGTGTCCCTGTGTAAACAGTGCACTCTGTTCCTTGGGGTGACTTCAGCTAGATCCAGTGGTGGTGAAGCATAAACAGTTGGAGAATTTACCCTTGAGAATCCTG
This region of Vulpes vulpes isolate BD-2025 chromosome 8, VulVul3, whole genome shotgun sequence genomic DNA includes:
- the LOC112920980 gene encoding olfactory receptor 8S1-like, giving the protein MAWRNHSTITEFILIGLSDDPYIEALFFVLFLGIYLLTVMGNLMLLLVIRADSRLHTPMYFFLSNLSFMDLCFSSVTVPKLLKDLLSQKKTISVEGCLTQVFFVFFSSGTEACLLSVMAYDRYAAICHPLLYGQVMSTQFCVKLVLISWGLACLNAFVIVLLAINLDFCEAQIIHHYTCELPALFPLSCSDISITTDILLSSSLLHGLGTFLPIFFSYARIISTILSISSTSGRSKTFSTCSSHLIAVTLFFGSGFLCYLMPPSGSSLDFLISLQYSAVTPLLNPLIYSLKNKEVKAAVRRTLGKYL